Proteins found in one Collinsella aerofaciens genomic segment:
- a CDS encoding HAD hydrolase-like protein — MEALEICKRPVVLFDFDGTVADTGRAVMTSTRKTLAARGFSEAQMGDLRRMIGPPLWKSFHDFYGFSREESLVVADEYRAFFDELGPEEYPVFDGIPELLDGLVAQGKRLAVATSRMEAKCVDMVGELGLSQFEAVVGMNPPQGRETKADSVRDALAALGAAAGDAVMIGDRFNDVEGAHAMSVPCIGIYSGAAAPGEHEAAGADAVVHSAAELAKLFAI, encoded by the coding sequence ATGGAGGCGCTGGAGATATGCAAACGGCCGGTCGTGCTGTTTGATTTTGATGGCACGGTGGCCGATACGGGTCGGGCGGTGATGACCTCGACGCGCAAGACGCTGGCTGCACGCGGGTTTTCGGAGGCGCAGATGGGTGACCTGCGTCGCATGATCGGGCCGCCCCTGTGGAAGAGTTTTCACGACTTTTATGGCTTCTCCCGCGAGGAGTCGCTTGTGGTGGCCGACGAGTACCGCGCCTTTTTTGACGAGCTGGGACCGGAGGAGTATCCCGTGTTTGACGGGATCCCCGAGCTGCTGGATGGGTTGGTCGCCCAGGGCAAGCGCTTGGCCGTGGCGACGTCGCGCATGGAGGCAAAGTGCGTTGACATGGTGGGAGAGCTGGGACTTTCTCAGTTTGAGGCGGTGGTTGGCATGAATCCGCCGCAGGGGCGCGAGACCAAGGCCGATTCGGTCCGCGACGCGTTGGCGGCCTTGGGTGCGGCCGCGGGCGATGCCGTGATGATCGGCGATCGCTTTAACGACGTCGAGGGCGCGCACGCGATGAGCGTGCCGTGCATTGGTATCTATTCGGGCGCGGCGGCGCCGGGCGAGCACGAGGCGGCGGGTGCCGATGCAGTGGTGCACTCGGCGGCCGAGCTTGCTAAACTTTTCGCTATATAG
- the pstB gene encoding phosphate ABC transporter ATP-binding protein PstB, producing MSEMNVTPATEAASSDTRDFLSSVGESEKRVRVSGKAVSDEVVLSTKDVNVYYGDHHALHNTSLDFHKGEITALIGPSGCGKSTFLRSLNLMNREIRGCRVEGEINYRGRNVNTKTENTYELRRSIGMVFQQPNPFRKSIRDNITFAPKRHGITDRDELDRMVEESLRGAALWDEVKDKLDKSAYALSGGQQQRLCIARTLALNPDVILFDEPCSALDPISTLAIEDLMSSIVADRAIVIVTHNMEQASRVSNRTAFFYMGDMVEYDETDEIFQRPKDKRLNDYLTGMFS from the coding sequence ATGAGCGAGATGAATGTAACGCCCGCAACCGAAGCGGCATCGTCCGACACCCGGGACTTCCTGTCGAGCGTGGGGGAGAGCGAGAAGCGCGTGCGCGTGAGCGGCAAGGCCGTGAGCGACGAGGTTGTGCTCTCCACCAAGGACGTCAACGTGTACTATGGCGACCACCATGCACTGCACAATACGTCGCTCGACTTCCACAAGGGCGAGATCACGGCGCTCATTGGGCCTTCGGGCTGCGGTAAGTCGACTTTCTTGCGTAGCCTCAACCTCATGAATCGCGAGATTCGCGGCTGCCGCGTGGAGGGCGAGATCAACTATCGCGGGCGCAACGTGAACACCAAGACCGAAAACACCTACGAGCTGCGCCGTTCCATTGGCATGGTGTTCCAGCAGCCCAACCCGTTCCGCAAGTCCATTCGCGACAACATCACGTTTGCGCCCAAGCGCCACGGCATCACCGACCGTGACGAGCTCGACCGCATGGTCGAGGAAAGCTTACGCGGCGCGGCGCTGTGGGACGAGGTCAAAGACAAGCTCGATAAGAGCGCCTATGCGCTTTCGGGCGGTCAGCAGCAGCGTCTGTGCATCGCGCGCACGCTGGCGCTCAACCCCGACGTGATCCTGTTTGACGAGCCCTGCTCGGCGCTCGACCCCATCTCGACGTTGGCGATCGAGGACCTTATGTCGTCGATCGTTGCCGACCGCGCCATAGTCATCGTGACGCACAACATGGAGCAGGCGTCGCGCGTGTCCAACCGCACGGCGTTCTTCTACATGGGCGATATGGTCGAGTACGACGAGACTGACGAGATTTTCCAACGGCCCAAGGATAAGCGGCTGAATGATTACCTCACCGGCATGTTCTCCTAG
- the pstA gene encoding phosphate ABC transporter permease PstA: MASTRIHIDEARLGRVQKQDRFATGVLTAIVAIVMLIVVSMVAYILFEGISTLFQPGFLTEPSRANGTQGGVLYQLFDSFYLLLITLIISVPISLGGAVFLVEYAPDGPVRDIASTAIETLSSLPSIVVGMFGFLVFSVQLGWKYSIISGAVALTMFNIPILVRVIQQALEDVPQAQRDACLAMGLTRWEAMLHILIPEAMPAIVTGIVLSAGRVFGEAAALLFTSGMSSPVRLNFLSLNLSSPTCAWNVFRPGESLAVHIYKIYGEGSPEAQQIVWGTAALLMICVLLFNVIARIVGKQLARKMTAE; encoded by the coding sequence GTGGCTAGCACGCGTATCCACATCGACGAGGCGAGGCTCGGGCGTGTCCAAAAGCAGGACCGCTTCGCCACGGGCGTGTTGACGGCGATCGTCGCCATCGTCATGCTCATCGTCGTCTCCATGGTGGCCTATATCCTGTTCGAGGGCATCTCGACGCTGTTCCAGCCGGGCTTTCTCACGGAGCCGTCGCGCGCCAACGGAACGCAGGGCGGCGTGCTCTACCAGCTGTTCGACTCGTTCTACCTGCTGCTGATCACCCTGATCATCTCGGTGCCCATCAGCCTGGGTGGCGCGGTCTTTTTGGTTGAGTACGCACCCGACGGACCCGTCCGCGACATTGCCTCCACCGCCATCGAGACGCTGTCCTCGCTGCCTTCCATCGTTGTCGGCATGTTCGGTTTTCTGGTGTTCTCGGTGCAGCTGGGCTGGAAGTACTCCATCATCTCCGGCGCCGTCGCGCTCACCATGTTCAATATCCCCATTCTGGTGCGCGTGATCCAGCAGGCGCTCGAGGACGTGCCGCAGGCCCAGCGCGATGCGTGCCTGGCCATGGGCCTCACCCGCTGGGAGGCCATGCTGCACATCCTGATTCCCGAGGCCATGCCCGCTATCGTGACCGGCATCGTGCTTTCGGCCGGCCGCGTCTTTGGCGAGGCCGCGGCGCTGCTCTTTACCTCGGGCATGAGCTCGCCGGTTCGCCTCAACTTCTTGAGCCTTAACCTGTCGAGCCCTACTTGCGCCTGGAACGTGTTCCGCCCCGGTGAGTCGCTCGCCGTGCATATCTACAAGATCTATGGCGAAGGCAGCCCCGAGGCCCAGCAGATCGTTTGGGGTACCGCGGCACTGCTGATGATTTGCGTGCTGCTGTTTAACGTAATCGCCCGCATTGTGGGCAAGCAACTGGCAAGGAAGATGACGGCCGAATGA
- a CDS encoding type II toxin-antitoxin system RelB/DinJ family antitoxin yields MSTATVKPTTVRIEEGLKEQATEFLDTVGLSLNSYLNLAVRQLVNQRKIPFEIVGRAEVPNEATRRAMVIAEAHELGILTDDSPSFNNADELISFLDED; encoded by the coding sequence ATGTCCACTGCAACGGTTAAGCCTACGACGGTTCGCATCGAAGAGGGGCTCAAGGAGCAGGCGACTGAGTTCTTGGATACGGTTGGTCTAAGTCTCAATTCGTATCTCAACCTTGCTGTTCGGCAGCTGGTAAATCAGCGAAAGATTCCTTTTGAGATCGTAGGAAGGGCAGAGGTGCCCAACGAGGCGACGAGACGCGCCATGGTGATCGCCGAGGCTCATGAGTTGGGGATTTTGACGGACGACAGCCCGTCATTCAATAACGCTGATGAGCTTATATCGTTCCTCGATGAGGACTAG
- a CDS encoding ABC-F family ATP-binding cassette domain-containing protein yields the protein MAILLGCDSVSLEFPTKHIFDSVTLGVGEGDRIGIVGKNGDGKSTLLSVLAGTLEPDDGRVTHRRGTTIGLLGQKDNLVDTDTVHHAVVGDAPEYEWASSPRTRQILAGLISDVPWEGTVGELSGGQRRRVDLARLLIGDYDVLMLDEPTNHLDMRTINWLARHLKARWQRGQGAMLVVTHDRWFLDEVCTSMWEVHDGQVDPFEGGYSAYILQRVERDRMAAVTEERRRNMARKELAWLSRGAQARSTKPKFRVDAARELIADVPPVRDELELKRLAVSRLGKQVIDVVDVDAGYADTDGAPKQVLTDVTWLIGAGDRYGLLGENGAGKSTLLDVIQGKIAPLRGRVKIGQTVRFGVLSQQLEELEPYMGDTIREVLSHYKKYYVIDGKETSPEKLCERLGFTTQQLWSRIGDLSGGQRRRLSLLLTILDEPNVLILDEPGNDLDTDMLAIVEDLLDGWPGTLILVTHDRFLMERVTDQQWALLDGHLTHMPGGVDQYLRLCNATAEGEPVGAPSAKTGTFDTGAAAAAAEKPKSSGQPNGLSNAERQKLRREVSSLERKMETQRTRVEEAEAAMAQVDPTNYTALGEQQAKIDEAHAAMDELEMAWLEASEKLEGEE from the coding sequence ATGGCGATTCTTTTGGGATGCGATTCCGTCAGCCTAGAGTTTCCCACCAAGCATATTTTCGATAGCGTGACGCTCGGCGTGGGCGAGGGCGACCGCATTGGTATTGTCGGTAAAAACGGCGACGGCAAGTCGACGCTGCTGAGCGTGCTCGCTGGCACGCTGGAGCCCGACGACGGACGCGTGACGCACCGCCGCGGCACGACGATCGGTCTGCTCGGCCAAAAGGACAACCTGGTCGATACTGATACCGTGCATCATGCCGTTGTGGGCGACGCCCCCGAGTACGAGTGGGCGTCGAGCCCCCGCACGCGCCAGATCCTCGCCGGCCTCATCAGCGATGTGCCCTGGGAGGGCACGGTGGGCGAGCTTTCGGGCGGTCAGCGCCGTCGCGTGGACCTCGCGCGCTTGCTGATCGGCGATTACGACGTGCTCATGCTCGACGAGCCCACCAACCACCTGGATATGCGCACCATCAACTGGCTCGCGCGTCACTTAAAGGCCCGCTGGCAGCGCGGCCAGGGTGCCATGCTCGTGGTCACGCACGACCGCTGGTTCTTGGACGAGGTCTGCACTAGCATGTGGGAGGTCCACGACGGCCAGGTCGATCCCTTCGAGGGCGGCTATTCGGCATACATCCTGCAGCGCGTGGAGCGCGACCGCATGGCCGCCGTTACCGAGGAGCGCCGTCGCAACATGGCGCGCAAGGAGCTCGCGTGGCTGAGCCGCGGTGCCCAGGCTCGTTCCACCAAGCCCAAGTTTCGCGTGGATGCCGCTCGTGAGCTGATCGCCGACGTGCCGCCCGTGCGTGACGAGCTGGAGCTCAAGCGCCTGGCCGTGAGCCGCCTGGGCAAGCAGGTTATCGATGTGGTCGACGTGGACGCCGGCTATGCCGATACCGACGGCGCGCCCAAGCAGGTGCTCACCGATGTGACCTGGCTCATCGGCGCGGGCGACCGCTATGGTCTTTTGGGCGAGAACGGCGCCGGCAAGTCGACACTGCTCGACGTGATTCAGGGCAAGATCGCGCCCCTGCGCGGCCGTGTAAAGATTGGCCAGACGGTGCGCTTTGGTGTGTTGTCGCAGCAGCTCGAGGAGCTCGAGCCCTACATGGGCGACACGATCCGCGAGGTGCTCAGCCACTATAAGAAGTACTACGTCATCGACGGCAAGGAGACTTCGCCCGAGAAGCTTTGCGAGCGCCTGGGCTTTACGACGCAGCAGCTCTGGAGCCGCATCGGCGATCTTTCGGGCGGCCAGCGCCGTCGCCTGTCGCTGTTGCTGACGATTCTGGACGAGCCCAACGTGCTCATCCTGGACGAGCCGGGCAACGACCTGGATACCGACATGCTCGCGATTGTCGAGGACCTGCTGGACGGCTGGCCCGGCACGCTGATCCTGGTGACGCACGACCGCTTTTTGATGGAGCGCGTGACCGACCAGCAGTGGGCGCTGCTCGACGGCCACCTGACGCATATGCCCGGTGGCGTGGACCAGTACCTGCGCCTGTGCAACGCTACCGCCGAGGGCGAGCCCGTGGGCGCGCCGAGCGCCAAGACCGGCACGTTCGACACCGGTGCCGCGGCAGCTGCGGCCGAAAAGCCCAAGTCGAGCGGTCAGCCCAACGGCCTGTCCAACGCCGAGCGCCAGAAGCTCCGCCGAGAGGTGAGTTCGCTCGAGCGCAAGATGGAGACGCAGCGCACCCGCGTTGAGGAGGCCGAGGCAGCAATGGCCCAAGTCGATCCCACCAACTACACGGCGCTCGGCGAGCAGCAGGCAAAGATCGACGAGGCTCACGCCGCCATGGACGAGCTGGAGATGGCGTGGCTCGAGGCGAGCGAAAAGCTCGAGGGCGAGGAGTAG
- a CDS encoding DegV family protein → MSFAIITDSTSDISPARAQELGIYVIPLHVIIEGEDLLDQVQITAQEYVARMAGSEQLPHTSQPSAGEFKELFDRVRADGHDSAIFISLCSEWSACYANASLTAETHELDVRCIDSRTGSGAEGLLVEYALAMREDGRSLDETEAQIRATLPDAHLLLIPRTLENLVKNGRAPKLAGQLTQMLNIRLAVSPEWKSGEIKAIKKGRGAKRIVTNTMADCLAFLAEYPGSSVRVLTTGAAEEQELVNEALAGQDYVDAGTGPIGCTIATHVGVDAIAISYCPRYQPTH, encoded by the coding sequence ATGTCTTTTGCCATCATAACCGACTCCACGTCGGACATCTCCCCCGCCCGCGCCCAAGAGCTCGGCATTTACGTGATTCCGCTGCATGTGATTATCGAGGGCGAGGACCTGCTCGACCAGGTGCAGATTACCGCCCAAGAGTACGTCGCCCGCATGGCCGGCTCCGAGCAGCTGCCGCACACCTCGCAGCCGAGTGCCGGCGAGTTCAAGGAACTCTTTGACCGCGTGCGCGCCGACGGCCACGATAGCGCCATCTTTATCTCGCTGTGCAGCGAGTGGTCCGCCTGCTACGCCAACGCCAGCCTGACGGCCGAGACGCACGAGCTCGACGTGCGCTGCATCGACTCGCGCACCGGCTCGGGCGCCGAGGGCCTGCTGGTGGAGTACGCGCTGGCCATGCGCGAGGACGGCCGCAGCCTGGACGAGACCGAGGCGCAGATCCGCGCGACGCTGCCCGACGCCCACCTGCTGCTGATTCCCCGCACGCTCGAGAATCTCGTTAAGAACGGCCGCGCGCCCAAGCTCGCCGGCCAGCTCACGCAAATGCTCAACATTCGCCTGGCCGTTTCGCCGGAGTGGAAATCGGGCGAGATCAAGGCCATAAAAAAGGGCCGCGGTGCCAAGCGCATCGTTACCAACACCATGGCCGATTGCCTCGCATTTTTGGCCGAGTATCCGGGCTCCAGCGTGCGCGTGCTCACGACCGGCGCCGCCGAGGAGCAGGAGCTTGTCAACGAGGCACTCGCGGGTCAGGATTACGTAGACGCCGGCACCGGCCCCATCGGCTGCACCATCGCCACCCACGTAGGCGTCGACGCCATCGCCATCAGCTACTGCCCCCGCTACCAGCCAACTCACTAG
- a CDS encoding M20 family metallopeptidase yields the protein MNQVEQSVAEYVDEVWEDVVADIEQLVSYPSVAVSADAEPGAPFGRPVRDALDCALGIAQKLGYQTSDDEGYVGIADIPGRGDKQLATICHVDVVPAGPGWNTDPFTMERREGWLLGRGVIDDKGPAVLSLYAGAYLLKHGIVPRYTFRALLGCDEEVGMSDVHHYLENNADPDFLFTPDAEFPVCNAEKGQFGATFVSPKIDGGRIVSWSGAEASNAIPSQSICELAIAADELPAPVENADRLEITALDNGHVQIFAHGIGGHASMPEGTINAVGLIVSYLREAEDAFGARDERLLTPAEHEFVKFLAFVHADAYGRGLGIDATSPAFGPLTCNAGVIRVADGHIEQVIDVRFPDSTSADTIREQLEPLVGRFGVTCRVGRAKVPFSVSADDPAVKALIDTYNEFTGKHAEPFAMGGGTYARNFARAVSFGPEETGLELPAWGGQMHGPNECANEEQLKQALKIYIVAILRLNELEL from the coding sequence ATGAATCAGGTGGAGCAGAGCGTTGCCGAGTATGTCGACGAGGTCTGGGAGGATGTCGTCGCCGATATCGAGCAGCTGGTGAGTTATCCGTCCGTGGCAGTTTCTGCCGATGCGGAGCCCGGCGCGCCGTTTGGCCGCCCGGTCCGTGACGCGCTCGATTGCGCGCTCGGCATCGCGCAGAAGCTCGGCTATCAGACGAGCGACGACGAGGGCTATGTGGGAATCGCCGATATCCCGGGCCGCGGCGACAAACAGCTCGCGACTATCTGCCACGTGGACGTGGTTCCCGCCGGCCCTGGCTGGAACACCGACCCGTTCACCATGGAGCGCCGCGAGGGCTGGCTGCTCGGTCGCGGCGTGATTGACGACAAGGGCCCGGCGGTATTGTCACTCTACGCCGGCGCCTACTTGCTCAAGCACGGCATTGTTCCGCGCTACACCTTCCGCGCGCTGCTGGGCTGCGATGAGGAAGTGGGCATGTCCGACGTTCACCATTATCTGGAGAACAACGCAGACCCCGACTTTTTGTTTACGCCCGATGCCGAGTTCCCGGTCTGCAATGCTGAGAAGGGCCAGTTTGGGGCGACGTTCGTGAGCCCCAAGATCGACGGCGGGCGCATTGTGTCCTGGAGCGGTGCCGAGGCGAGCAACGCCATTCCGTCGCAGTCTATCTGCGAGCTCGCGATTGCCGCCGATGAGCTGCCGGCGCCGGTCGAGAATGCTGACCGCCTGGAGATCACGGCTCTCGACAATGGTCATGTGCAGATTTTCGCCCACGGTATTGGCGGTCACGCCTCGATGCCCGAGGGGACGATCAATGCCGTCGGCCTGATCGTGTCGTATCTGCGCGAGGCCGAGGACGCGTTTGGTGCACGCGACGAGCGCCTGCTGACGCCTGCCGAGCACGAGTTCGTCAAGTTCCTGGCCTTTGTGCATGCGGATGCCTATGGTCGCGGCCTGGGTATCGACGCGACGAGCCCAGCGTTTGGCCCGCTTACCTGCAACGCTGGCGTCATCCGTGTGGCGGATGGCCATATCGAGCAGGTCATCGACGTGCGCTTCCCCGACAGCACGAGTGCCGATACCATCCGCGAGCAGCTCGAGCCGCTCGTGGGCCGTTTTGGCGTGACGTGCCGTGTGGGTCGTGCGAAGGTGCCGTTCTCGGTGTCTGCCGACGATCCGGCCGTGAAGGCGCTTATCGATACCTATAACGAGTTCACCGGCAAGCATGCCGAGCCCTTTGCCATGGGCGGCGGCACGTACGCGCGCAACTTTGCCCGCGCCGTCTCGTTTGGCCCCGAGGAGACCGGCCTGGAGCTGCCCGCATGGGGCGGCCAGATGCACGGCCCCAACGAGTGCGCCAACGAGGAACAGCTCAAGCAGGCGCTCAAGATCTATATTGTTGCGATCCTCCGTTTGAATGAATTAGAGCTTTAG
- a CDS encoding Cof-type HAD-IIB family hydrolase gives MIKAAFFDIDGTLLSFKTHRIPASAQQVLDSFHEQGIACVIATGRPTYQIPDWLFDLGWDAYITLSGQHCFDAEGVYRSCPIDPDDVAVIVDQVAQGRYDSLCMQGENSFVNRLSERVVTAGSNAGIVYHEEPFEHAFDAPVYQFCAFVDPADEHIVTDAVSHSLTTRWCDLFCDIIPANGGKDLGVAATLERLGIDASEAIAFGDGENDLSMFSAVGTSVAMGNAQDTVKAAATYVTTAVDDDGIYNAAKHFGLV, from the coding sequence ATGATCAAGGCCGCATTTTTCGATATCGACGGCACGCTGCTGAGCTTTAAGACGCACCGGATTCCGGCGTCGGCGCAGCAGGTGCTCGATAGCTTTCACGAGCAGGGGATTGCGTGCGTGATCGCCACGGGTCGCCCGACCTACCAGATACCGGACTGGCTGTTCGACCTGGGTTGGGATGCGTACATTACGCTCTCGGGTCAGCACTGCTTTGATGCCGAGGGGGTTTACCGCAGCTGTCCGATCGATCCGGACGACGTCGCGGTGATTGTGGACCAGGTGGCGCAGGGGCGCTACGACTCGCTGTGCATGCAGGGCGAGAACTCGTTTGTGAACCGCCTGTCCGAGCGCGTGGTGACGGCTGGCAGCAACGCGGGAATCGTCTACCACGAGGAGCCGTTTGAGCACGCCTTTGACGCACCGGTCTACCAGTTCTGCGCCTTTGTGGACCCGGCCGACGAACATATCGTGACCGACGCCGTGTCGCATTCGCTCACCACGCGCTGGTGCGACCTGTTCTGCGACATTATTCCCGCTAACGGCGGCAAGGACCTGGGCGTGGCGGCGACGCTCGAGCGGCTTGGTATCGACGCGAGCGAGGCGATTGCCTTTGGCGACGGCGAGAACGACCTGTCGATGTTCTCGGCCGTGGGCACAAGTGTGGCCATGGGCAACGCGCAGGACACGGTGAAAGCTGCAGCGACCTATGTGACGACTGCCGTGGACGACGACGGCATCTACAACGCTGCGAAGCACTTTGGACTCGTGTAG
- a CDS encoding metal-dependent transcriptional regulator: protein MALRESGEDYLESIYVLSQRQGIVRSIDVAEYLGVTKASVSKAMATLENNGYVEMGKRDVHLTERGLEVARQMWERHCFFVGLLEDAGVSAEVASQEGCHMEHCLSEESFEKLRAMLGRDGASAPIMTD from the coding sequence ATGGCCCTACGTGAATCCGGAGAAGACTATCTCGAATCGATCTACGTTCTGTCGCAACGTCAGGGCATCGTGCGCTCGATTGATGTTGCAGAGTACCTTGGCGTAACTAAGGCAAGCGTTTCAAAAGCTATGGCGACGTTGGAGAACAACGGCTACGTCGAAATGGGCAAGCGAGATGTTCATCTGACGGAGCGTGGTCTGGAGGTCGCTCGTCAAATGTGGGAGCGTCACTGCTTTTTCGTGGGGCTGCTGGAGGATGCGGGTGTTTCGGCTGAGGTCGCGTCGCAAGAGGGCTGCCACATGGAGCACTGCCTAAGCGAGGAAAGCTTCGAGAAGCTGAGGGCGATGCTGGGACGGGACGGTGCTTCGGCGCCAATAATGACCGACTAG
- a CDS encoding type II toxin-antitoxin system YafQ family toxin has translation MFEIKVEAQFKADYKRTMRIHPQLKTEFRAAVAELAAHGSLPAEYGANELSNPGGNYNGHIDFHLSDGLVDVVVLYLPHKTNPVIRLVRMGSHEELFQGPQG, from the coding sequence ATGTTTGAGATTAAAGTCGAGGCTCAGTTTAAGGCGGATTACAAACGGACGATGCGCATCCATCCGCAGCTAAAAACCGAGTTTAGGGCGGCGGTCGCAGAGCTTGCAGCTCACGGCTCGCTTCCCGCGGAATATGGCGCCAATGAGCTTTCAAACCCGGGCGGCAACTACAACGGCCACATCGATTTCCATCTATCCGATGGCTTGGTCGACGTGGTCGTTCTCTACTTGCCGCATAAGACTAATCCTGTGATCCGGCTGGTCAGAATGGGCTCTCATGAGGAGCTGTTCCAGGGTCCGCAGGGCTGA
- a CDS encoding phosphate ABC transporter substrate-binding protein, protein MLDQAYSRRQFLGLAGGLASIVGLGLVGCGGSGASDAADKGSAAAAESVSGEVTYDGASSFQALVEAAAEKFMDANPDVSVSGSGNGSGKGLTAVAAGTVTIGNSDVFAETKLEADQVKNLVDHEVAVVGMGPVVSKNVTVDDLSLEQLKGIFSGQITNWKEVGGDDAKIVVLNRKAGSGTRATFEAAVFGDEAVDFKGDAELDKSGDVQTQMGSTDNAISYLDFSHFDDSKFNAIKVEGVEPKSKNVTDDSFKIWATEHMYCAKDADEATKAFLEFMLSDDVQGKLVEEQGFIPVSAMKVVKDASGKVSAK, encoded by the coding sequence ATGCTCGATCAGGCTTATTCTCGTCGTCAGTTCCTCGGCCTCGCTGGTGGTCTTGCCAGCATCGTCGGTCTCGGTCTCGTTGGGTGCGGCGGCTCCGGCGCATCCGATGCCGCCGACAAGGGTAGCGCCGCTGCTGCCGAGTCCGTCTCCGGCGAGGTGACCTACGACGGTGCCTCTTCGTTCCAGGCTCTCGTCGAGGCCGCTGCCGAGAAGTTCATGGACGCCAACCCCGATGTCTCCGTCTCCGGCTCGGGTAACGGTTCGGGCAAGGGCCTGACCGCTGTTGCCGCCGGCACCGTCACCATCGGTAACTCCGACGTCTTCGCCGAGACCAAGCTCGAGGCCGACCAGGTCAAGAACCTCGTCGACCACGAGGTTGCCGTCGTGGGCATGGGCCCCGTCGTTTCCAAGAACGTGACGGTCGACGACCTGTCCCTCGAGCAGCTCAAGGGCATCTTCTCCGGCCAGATCACCAACTGGAAGGAGGTCGGCGGCGACGACGCCAAGATCGTCGTTCTCAACCGCAAGGCTGGCTCTGGCACCCGTGCCACCTTCGAGGCCGCCGTTTTTGGCGACGAGGCCGTCGACTTTAAGGGCGACGCCGAACTCGACAAGTCCGGCGATGTCCAGACTCAGATGGGCAGTACCGACAACGCCATCTCCTACCTCGACTTCTCGCACTTTGATGACTCCAAGTTCAACGCCATCAAGGTCGAGGGCGTCGAGCCCAAGAGCAAGAATGTCACCGACGACTCCTTCAAGATCTGGGCTACCGAGCACATGTACTGCGCTAAGGATGCCGACGAGGCCACCAAGGCCTTCCTGGAGTTCATGCTTTCCGATGACGTCCAGGGCAAGCTCGTCGAGGAGCAGGGCTTTATCCCCGTCTCTGCCATGAAGGTCGTCAAGGACGCCAGCGGCAAGGTCTCCGCTAAATAA
- the pstC gene encoding phosphate ABC transporter permease subunit PstC, with protein sequence MAKQLPKRDLENVGLGVTGACVALVTLVVAALIFMVAQKGLSAFLKDGVSVVEFFTGTKWDLANTAESGLPYTGALPLIVTSFAVMVLSTLIALPIAIGSAIFAVEISPKFGSKIFQPLIELLTGIPSVVFGLIGFHVVVGLMKSVFHVSTGLGILSGAIVLAVMILPTMTTLSVDGLRAVPDSYRQGSLALGYTRWQTIWHVVLKSAMPSLMTAVILGMTRAFGETLAVRMVIGGIEAMPTSLLSPASTITTTLTTSMAVYAEGSAQDDVLWALGLLLMGMSLIFILIIHLIGRKGAKARG encoded by the coding sequence ATGGCAAAACAGCTGCCAAAGCGCGACCTTGAGAACGTGGGCCTGGGCGTCACGGGCGCGTGCGTTGCGCTCGTGACGCTTGTCGTTGCCGCGCTCATCTTTATGGTCGCCCAAAAGGGCCTCTCGGCTTTTCTCAAGGACGGCGTTTCGGTCGTCGAGTTCTTCACCGGCACCAAGTGGGACCTGGCCAACACAGCCGAAAGCGGCCTGCCCTACACCGGCGCCCTGCCCCTGATTGTCACCTCGTTTGCGGTCATGGTGCTCTCCACGCTCATCGCGCTGCCCATCGCCATCGGCTCTGCCATCTTTGCGGTCGAGATTAGCCCTAAGTTTGGCTCTAAGATCTTTCAGCCGCTCATTGAGCTTTTGACCGGCATCCCCTCGGTCGTCTTTGGCCTGATCGGTTTTCACGTGGTCGTCGGTCTTATGAAGAGCGTTTTCCACGTGAGCACGGGCCTGGGCATCTTATCCGGCGCCATCGTGCTGGCCGTCATGATCCTGCCGACCATGACCACGCTTTCGGTCGATGGCCTGCGCGCCGTGCCCGACAGCTACCGACAGGGCTCGCTCGCGCTGGGCTATACCCGCTGGCAGACCATCTGGCACGTGGTGCTCAAGAGCGCCATGCCGTCGCTCATGACCGCGGTCATCCTTGGCATGACCCGCGCCTTTGGCGAGACGCTCGCCGTGCGCATGGTCATCGGCGGTATCGAGGCCATGCCGACGTCGCTGCTGTCGCCGGCGTCCACCATCACCACCACGCTCACCACGTCTATGGCGGTCTATGCCGAGGGCTCGGCCCAGGACGATGTTCTGTGGGCGCTCGGTCTGCTGCTGATGGGCATGAGTCTCATCTTCATCCTGATCATCCACCTTATCGGCCGCAAGGGGGCGAAGGCTCGTGGCTAG